A single region of the Bartonella harrusi genome encodes:
- the proB gene encoding glutamate 5-kinase — MKRAVGLQKLAHYKRIVIKVGSALLVDPQTGLRAEWLNSLVSDVAKLRQKGVEILLVSSGAIALGRTLLQLPKGALKLEESQACAALGQIELSKTYGDALAQYGLKTGQILLTLFDTEERRRYLNARATINVLLRFGAVPVINENDTVATSEIRYGDNDRLAARVATMMGSDLLILLSDIDGLYTKSPHRDPTAEFIPFVASITSDIEKMADGAASELSRGGMKTKLDAGKIANSAGTAMVITSGKRMNPLSALDRGERRSFFAASEKPVNAWKIWISGHLDPSGILTIDKGAVKALKSGKSLLAAGVIAVEGKFNRGDTVAIVDINGVEIARGLVSYGKDEVVRIMGCKSEEIALLLGYEARSAMVHRNDMVLRCLTDSA, encoded by the coding sequence ATGAAGAGGGCAGTTGGATTGCAAAAACTTGCGCACTATAAACGCATTGTGATCAAAGTTGGATCTGCGCTTTTGGTTGATCCTCAGACAGGTTTACGGGCTGAATGGCTCAATAGTTTGGTAAGTGATGTTGCCAAGTTACGTCAAAAAGGTGTTGAGATTTTATTGGTGTCTTCAGGTGCGATTGCTTTAGGAAGAACATTGCTCCAGCTCCCTAAGGGAGCTTTGAAATTAGAAGAGAGTCAAGCATGTGCTGCTTTGGGACAAATTGAATTATCTAAAACATATGGTGATGCACTTGCTCAGTATGGATTAAAGACGGGTCAAATTTTACTCACTCTCTTCGATACAGAAGAGCGACGACGTTATCTCAATGCACGTGCTACGATTAATGTCCTTTTGCGTTTTGGAGCTGTGCCGGTTATCAATGAGAATGATACTGTAGCAACAAGTGAAATTCGTTATGGTGATAATGATCGTTTAGCGGCACGGGTAGCAACAATGATGGGTTCAGATCTTTTGATACTTTTATCAGATATTGATGGCCTTTATACGAAATCTCCCCATCGTGATCCCACGGCTGAATTTATACCTTTTGTTGCATCAATCACGAGTGATATCGAAAAAATGGCAGATGGAGCTGCTTCAGAGCTTTCTCGTGGGGGAATGAAAACCAAATTAGATGCTGGGAAAATAGCAAATTCTGCTGGAACGGCAATGGTTATTACTTCAGGTAAGCGTATGAATCCTCTTTCGGCACTTGATAGGGGGGAGCGCAGAAGTTTTTTTGCTGCGAGTGAAAAGCCTGTTAATGCTTGGAAAATTTGGATTTCTGGTCATTTAGATCCATCTGGTATTTTAACGATTGATAAGGGAGCAGTTAAGGCTCTTAAATCGGGAAAATCATTATTAGCAGCAGGAGTTATTGCTGTTGAAGGAAAATTCAATCGCGGAGATACGGTTGCGATTGTTGATATAAATGGAGTTGAGATTGCTCGTGGGCTTGTAAGTTATGGCAAAGATGAAGTTGTCCGCATTATGGGGTGTAAAAGCGAAGAAATCGCATTGCTTCTTGGATATGAAGCGCGCTCTGCTATGGTACATCGTAATGATATGGTCTTACGCTGCTTGACCGATTCTGCTTAA
- a CDS encoding glutamate-5-semialdehyde dehydrogenase has product MALKEQMKDMGQKARHAAAALAIMSSEQKNNALEMIALSLEDQTAEILRANRQDLANAVQNNLNAAMIDRLKLDELRLDAIIKSVRQIASLPDPVGQVMSEWTRPNGLHISRVRTPLGVIGIIYESRPNVTVDASALCLKAGNAAILRGGSDSFHSAYAFHCALVRGLEKANFPKDAIQMVGTTDRNAVGEMLKGLDGMIDVIIPRGGKSLVARVQSDARVPTFAHLEGLCHIYIDQSADLDMACKIVINAKLRRTGICGAVETLLIDRQALKKFLPVLIVLQEKGCEIRATEDIVSFIPDVKLASEEDWSHEYLDAILSVKTVQGIEGAIAHIQRYSSGHTESIIAEDMRVVKIFFNRLDSAILLHNASTQFSDGGEFGFGAEIGIATGKMHARGPIGVEQLTSFQYHIKGNGQVRP; this is encoded by the coding sequence ATGGCTTTAAAAGAACAAATGAAAGACATGGGGCAAAAAGCGCGCCATGCTGCGGCGGCACTAGCTATTATGTCTTCTGAACAAAAGAACAATGCTTTAGAAATGATAGCTTTAAGTTTAGAGGATCAAACAGCTGAAATCTTACGGGCTAATCGTCAAGATTTAGCGAACGCTGTTCAGAATAATTTAAATGCAGCCATGATTGATCGGCTCAAGTTAGATGAATTGCGTTTGGATGCAATCATAAAGAGTGTGCGTCAAATTGCTTCTTTACCTGATCCAGTTGGACAGGTGATGAGTGAATGGACACGTCCAAATGGGCTTCATATTAGCCGTGTCCGTACACCTCTTGGTGTCATTGGCATCATTTATGAAAGCCGACCAAATGTTACAGTGGATGCAAGCGCTTTATGTTTAAAGGCTGGAAATGCTGCAATTTTACGTGGTGGGTCGGATAGTTTTCATTCCGCTTATGCGTTCCATTGTGCATTGGTGAGAGGATTGGAAAAAGCTAATTTTCCTAAAGATGCGATTCAAATGGTAGGGACGACAGATCGGAATGCTGTTGGAGAAATGCTTAAAGGGTTGGATGGTATGATTGATGTTATTATACCTCGTGGCGGAAAAAGCCTCGTTGCACGGGTACAGTCTGATGCACGTGTTCCAACCTTTGCCCATTTAGAAGGGCTCTGTCATATCTACATTGATCAATCAGCAGATTTAGATATGGCGTGTAAGATTGTTATAAATGCAAAGTTGCGCAGAACCGGTATATGTGGCGCTGTTGAGACACTTCTCATTGATCGCCAAGCATTAAAAAAGTTTCTTCCTGTTCTCATTGTTTTACAAGAGAAGGGGTGTGAAATTCGTGCAACAGAGGATATTGTTTCTTTCATACCAGATGTTAAATTAGCCTCAGAGGAAGATTGGTCGCACGAATATCTTGATGCAATTCTTTCTGTCAAAACAGTTCAAGGTATTGAAGGAGCCATTGCGCACATTCAACGTTATTCCTCGGGGCACACAGAATCGATTATTGCTGAGGATATGAGGGTGGTAAAAATATTTTTTAATCGTTTGGATTCAGCTATTTTACTTCATAATGCATCTACACAATTTTCTGATGGAGGTGAATTTGGTTTTGGAGCAGAAATTGGTATTGCAACAGGAAAAATGCATGCGCGTGGTCCAATAGGTGTTGAGCAGCTGACATCATTTCAGTACCATATTAAAGGAAATGGACAGGTTAGGCCTTGA
- a CDS encoding invasion associated locus B family protein: MMMKKMNITIKKKNIFVIILFVLAFIGKGESFANEKKDVYTVHPPQLSIPKGEPGETRRIIMQFDYWTLICDEKQKLKQGICNVTQTVHDQNDNTIFSWSLVSTKKGQAVMLFRTLPNTDIKTPIRIFLEGVKKPILVRYTQCNETICLAQSLVGPVLSKQIEQNKKIRISYKIKEGKVFSFTVPFEGLSAALNSLQR, translated from the coding sequence ATGATGATGAAAAAAATGAATATTACTATAAAGAAGAAAAATATTTTTGTAATTATTCTGTTTGTCCTTGCCTTTATAGGCAAGGGCGAAAGCTTTGCTAATGAGAAAAAGGATGTTTATACAGTGCATCCACCACAATTATCTATTCCCAAAGGAGAACCTGGTGAAACGCGTCGCATTATTATGCAATTTGATTATTGGACATTAATTTGTGATGAAAAACAAAAACTTAAGCAAGGGATATGTAATGTAACGCAGACGGTTCATGATCAGAATGATAATACCATTTTTAGTTGGTCTCTTGTTTCTACCAAAAAAGGTCAAGCAGTAATGCTGTTCAGAACATTACCCAATACTGATATAAAGACTCCTATTCGAATTTTTTTAGAAGGTGTTAAAAAGCCTATCCTTGTTCGTTATACGCAGTGTAATGAAACCATCTGTTTGGCCCAATCGCTTGTAGGACCAGTTTTAAGCAAACAAATAGAACAAAACAAAAAAATACGTATTTCCTATAAGATTAAAGAAGGAAAGGTATTTTCTTTTACTGTACCATTTGAAGGGTTAAGTGCAGCACTTAATTCTTTACAACGATAA
- the obgE gene encoding GTPase ObgE has protein sequence MKFLDQAKVYICSGNGGAGAVSFRREKFIEFGGPDGGNGGRGGDVWAVVVDGLNTLIDYRYQQHFRAKTGGHGKGRNMSGEKGGDIILRVPVGTQIFEEDNETLICDLTQVGQRYRLAKGGNGGFGNLHFTTSTNRAPRRANPGLAGEERTLWLRLKLIADGGIVGLPNAGKSTFLASVTAAKPKIANYPFTTLHPHLGVACIDAREFVLADIPGLIEGAHEGVGIGDRFLGHVERCGVLLHLVSAQEEDVAKAYQIVRKELEAYGNNLSDKTEVIALSQIDTLTIEERKAKQEILQKVTGKSVMMFSAVSREGLENVLRAVAHIIEMARKKDDDREEQD, from the coding sequence ATGAAATTTCTTGATCAAGCTAAAGTCTATATTTGTTCTGGTAATGGGGGGGCAGGGGCAGTCTCCTTTCGTCGTGAAAAATTTATTGAATTTGGCGGTCCTGATGGAGGGAATGGAGGACGCGGTGGTGATGTTTGGGCTGTTGTTGTTGATGGCCTCAACACGCTGATCGATTATCGCTATCAGCAGCATTTTAGAGCAAAAACAGGAGGACATGGTAAGGGACGTAATATGTCGGGTGAAAAGGGTGGTGATATCATTCTTAGAGTACCGGTTGGGACACAAATTTTTGAAGAAGATAATGAAACGCTAATCTGTGATTTAACACAAGTGGGACAACGTTACCGTCTTGCAAAAGGAGGGAACGGTGGTTTTGGGAATCTTCATTTTACGACCTCTACGAATCGGGCACCTCGTCGTGCAAATCCAGGTTTAGCTGGTGAAGAGCGCACATTGTGGCTTCGTTTGAAGTTAATTGCTGATGGTGGAATTGTTGGTTTGCCGAATGCTGGAAAGTCAACTTTTTTAGCATCAGTAACAGCTGCAAAACCAAAAATTGCCAATTATCCTTTTACCACCCTCCACCCTCATCTTGGTGTTGCATGCATTGATGCGCGTGAATTTGTTTTAGCTGATATTCCTGGTCTCATTGAAGGGGCCCATGAAGGTGTAGGAATTGGAGACCGTTTTTTAGGGCATGTCGAACGCTGTGGTGTTTTACTCCATTTGGTTTCTGCTCAAGAAGAAGATGTGGCAAAAGCGTACCAGATTGTGCGTAAGGAATTAGAGGCATATGGGAATAACTTAAGTGATAAGACAGAAGTTATAGCTTTAAGTCAGATAGATACTCTTACTATTGAAGAGCGAAAAGCCAAACAAGAGATTTTGCAAAAGGTAACGGGTAAATCTGTGATGATGTTTTCTGCGGTCAGTCGTGAAGGTTTAGAAAATGTTCTCCGTGCTGTCGCACATATTATTGAAATGGCGCGCAAAAAGGATGATGACAGAGAAGAGCAGGATTGA
- a CDS encoding Ppx/GppA phosphatase family protein: MAPLDYDSKESKQGRAYNIRAKKLYDYSVGHQNNHSALLQIGRDSLSGDIKHKQRKRCRQQKLIQSDTTFEFNSRAIVDVKKAKGSKTPFHPQFSQLKSPPLYAALDLGTNNCRLLIASPSKPGYFRVVDAFSRIVRLGEGLVNNGFLNTQAMDRTIEALKICHFKLKQRRIKRYRLVATEACRLAKNGKYFIQRVLDETGLELEIVDQETEARFAVSGCGTLVEPNTDAIVLFDIGGGSSEIVLLDVSKKRSLRLTEQITAWTSLPVGVVTLAERFGGSAISLDDFEQMKSYVRNLLNNFSERHQLGTLAQGSKFHLLGTSGTITTLAGMHLNLERYDRRRVDGIWMNDADITLMMKRVLSWDIKKRATNPCIGRERADLILAGCAILDVIREVWPSRRLRVADRGLREGILIELMLRDGVWCRYRKGKRFRR, from the coding sequence ATGGCCCCATTAGATTATGATTCAAAAGAATCAAAGCAAGGAAGAGCGTATAATATCAGAGCCAAGAAATTATATGATTATAGCGTTGGTCATCAAAATAATCATTCTGCCTTGTTACAGATAGGAAGAGATTCTCTTTCCGGTGATATAAAGCACAAACAACGAAAGAGGTGTCGTCAACAGAAACTTATTCAATCGGATACAACTTTTGAATTTAATAGTCGAGCAATTGTAGATGTTAAAAAAGCGAAAGGCTCAAAAACGCCTTTTCATCCACAGTTTTCTCAATTGAAATCTCCACCTCTTTATGCAGCACTTGATTTGGGAACGAATAATTGTCGTCTTCTTATCGCATCTCCCAGTAAACCTGGGTATTTTCGTGTTGTTGATGCTTTTTCACGTATTGTACGATTAGGAGAAGGCTTAGTAAATAACGGTTTTCTTAATACGCAAGCAATGGATCGTACGATTGAAGCATTAAAGATTTGTCATTTCAAGCTAAAACAGAGGCGTATTAAACGTTATCGTTTAGTTGCAACGGAAGCTTGCCGTTTGGCAAAAAATGGGAAATATTTTATTCAACGTGTTTTGGATGAAACTGGTCTTGAATTAGAGATTGTTGATCAGGAAACCGAAGCACGTTTTGCTGTTTCAGGTTGTGGTACGCTTGTTGAGCCGAACACCGATGCAATTGTGCTTTTTGATATTGGAGGAGGATCATCAGAAATTGTACTCCTTGATGTTTCCAAAAAGCGTTCTTTACGTTTAACGGAACAGATTACGGCATGGACTTCTCTTCCTGTTGGTGTTGTCACACTTGCTGAGCGCTTTGGAGGAAGTGCTATTAGTTTAGATGATTTTGAACAGATGAAAAGTTATGTGCGAAATTTGTTAAATAATTTTTCAGAACGTCATCAATTGGGGACTCTCGCTCAAGGATCAAAGTTTCATCTTTTGGGAACTTCTGGAACAATTACAACTTTAGCAGGAATGCACCTTAATTTAGAACGCTATGATCGAAGACGAGTTGATGGTATCTGGATGAATGATGCAGACATTACACTTATGATGAAACGTGTATTGTCATGGGACATAAAAAAACGTGCAACTAATCCTTGTATTGGACGCGAAAGAGCAGATTTAATTTTGGCTGGTTGTGCAATTTTAGATGTTATTCGAGAAGTTTGGCCCAGTCGACGATTAAGAGTTGCTGATCGTGGTTTGAGAGAAGGAATCTTGATAGAGTTGATGTTACGCGATGGTGTATGGTGTCGATATAGGAAGGGAAAACGTTTCAGACGTTAG
- a CDS encoding RlmE family RNA methyltransferase, protein MKKTIKTPAGGYGGAGSHELYQRVKKKAGTIKASSRRWLERHLNDPYVHQSKVDGYRSRAAYKLIEINERYKFLKKGQKIIDLGAAPGGWCQVAVRVIGSSDKKASVVGIDYLPVDPLPGVVMLQMDFLHADAPQKLTDALGTKPDVVLSDMAAPTTGHRQTDHLRTIHLCEVAADFALSVLKPGGHFLAKAFQGGAENTLLTTLKQNFKTVHHVKPPASRSESVELYLLALNFKSKTEVQQ, encoded by the coding sequence ATGAAAAAAACGATAAAAACACCAGCAGGCGGATACGGTGGAGCAGGATCACATGAATTATATCAACGTGTAAAGAAGAAAGCAGGAACCATTAAAGCGTCGTCACGGCGGTGGTTAGAGAGGCATCTAAATGATCCTTATGTTCATCAGTCGAAAGTGGATGGTTATCGGTCGCGTGCGGCTTATAAATTAATTGAAATTAATGAGCGCTATAAGTTTCTCAAAAAAGGTCAAAAGATTATTGACTTAGGTGCTGCTCCGGGAGGATGGTGTCAGGTCGCTGTACGTGTAATCGGTTCCAGTGATAAAAAAGCAAGTGTTGTGGGCATTGATTATTTGCCTGTTGATCCATTACCTGGAGTTGTGATGTTGCAAATGGATTTTTTGCATGCAGATGCACCGCAGAAATTAACTGATGCCTTAGGGACAAAGCCGGATGTGGTACTTTCTGATATGGCAGCACCAACAACAGGTCATCGTCAGACTGATCATTTAAGGACGATACACTTGTGTGAAGTCGCTGCTGATTTTGCTCTTTCAGTTCTTAAGCCTGGAGGACATTTTTTAGCAAAAGCCTTTCAAGGTGGAGCGGAAAACACCCTTCTCACGACATTAAAACAGAATTTTAAAACAGTTCATCATGTCAAACCACCGGCAAGCCGATCAGAATCCGTAGAGCTTTACCTTTTAGCTTTAAATTTTAAGAGCAAAACAGAAGTGCAACAATAG
- a CDS encoding Vomp family autotransporter, producing the protein MGTGIATYLGGGAKYEGGEWTAPSFKVKTFSSDGNTKDENYTSVSAAFEGVGTSFANVNNNITNKFNELTENITNITQEVQGDALLWDKAKSAFVATHGEKEGDAKSNSKITSLQNGAINENSTDAVAGQQLHQLGTGIATYLGGGAKYENGAWTAPKFTVKTFKADGSDVEDKDYSSVSAAFAGVGTSFTNIHKELKKEISQVVSDSLVKWDETTKSINIGKEKDGTAINIANKDKGDRTLSGVKAATQNNQAVNKEQFDKGLKDLSLSLQSDESAVVHYDKKDDDNSSINYASVTLGKGKGSAPVGLHNVADGQIAKDSHDAITGGQINTIGSDVAKFLGGDAAFKDGAFTEPTYNLSQISKEGEIKDAEFKDVGKAFTGLDESIKNVNDRIKEVSQGVAQDSLNWSAKDKAFVAQHGEGDAKSNSKITSLQNGAINENSTDAVAGQQLHQLGTGIATYLGGGAKYENGAWTAPKFTVKTVKADGSDVEDKDYSSVSAAFAGVGTSFTNIHKELKKEISQVVSDSLVKQKKEGDPITIGAETDGTIINLQNKKNENRVISGVTGGTISKDSIEAINGSQLHSFGDKIASYLGGGSKYENGVWTAPKFTVKTVNEEGKVSDATYDDVTTAFAGVGTSFANVNNNITNKFNELTENITNITQEVQGDALLWDKAKSAFVATHGEKEGDAKSNSKITSLQNGTINENSTDAVAGQQLHQLGTGIATYLGGGAKYENGAWTAPKFTVKTVKADGSDVEDKDYSSVSAAFAGVGTSFTNIHKELKKEINQVVSDSLVKQKKEGDPITIGAETDGTIINLQNKKNENRVISGVTGGTISKDSIEAINGSQLHSFGDKIATYLGGGAKYEDGAWTAPKFMLKSFKEDGVIADATYDDVAAAFAGVGNSFTKIQDSFTNVKNEIEKEIATVQGDALLWSGDKKAFVAEHGEGKERANSKITSLSNGTIAAGSTDAVNGSQLFETNKNVTTYLGGGAGYANGEWHKPDFKVNIVKEDGSAVEEKSYQTVAEAFAGVGSSFTNIHKELKTEINKVVGDSLVKQNEETHVISIGGEKSGTEVKLASIDGASRTLSGVKSGVLSKESTEAVNGSQLFVTNQNVSTVSNNLETAATNIAKSFGGGAKYENSTWTAPTFTVKSFEEDGKTEDKEYLDVASAFVGVGNSFTNVNNRITNVKDEISKKISQVVSDSLVKQDEETKVIKIGAEKEGTAITIANSNGDARSLSGVKAAILSEGSTEAVNGGQLYSLHTTLAQYFGGGAKYENGVWTAPSFNVAQFSSDGSFSTKESHDVAGAFEAVSESMTHINDRIKDVSDNIDKNNLHWNEEQGAYDASHNGEASHITNVANGEIKEGSQDAVNGGQLWETNDRVTKVENRVDTIDKHVQDIATAVTDGAVNYDKDDNGKKTNSITLVGGNESDPVLIDNVADGKIETGSKQAVTGGQLHDYTKDQMKIVLDDAKKYTDEQVSSFVNNGVNEAKSYTDMKFETLSYAVEDVRKEARQAAAIGLAVSNLRYYDIPGSLSVSFGSGVWRSQSAFAIGAGYTSEDGNIRSNLSVTSAGGHFGIGAGITLRLR; encoded by the coding sequence TTGGGCACTGGAATTGCTACTTATTTAGGTGGTGGTGCTAAGTATGAAGGTGGCGAATGGACAGCACCAAGCTTCAAGGTTAAGACATTCTCTTCTGATGGTAATACAAAAGATGAAAATTATACAAGTGTATCTGCCGCTTTTGAAGGTGTAGGTACCTCTTTTGCAAATGTTAATAACAATATAACGAATAAGTTTAATGAACTTACTGAAAATATCACAAATATTACGCAAGAAGTTCAAGGTGATGCATTGTTGTGGGATAAGGCAAAAAGCGCCTTTGTTGCAACGCATGGTGAAAAAGAAGGAGATGCAAAATCCAACAGCAAGATTACCTCTCTTCAGAATGGAGCAATTAATGAGAATTCCACGGATGCTGTAGCAGGTCAACAGCTTCATCAATTGGGCACTGGAATTGCTACTTATTTAGGTGGTGGTGCTAAGTATGAGAATGGTGCATGGACTGCTCCTAAGTTTACAGTTAAGACTTTCAAGGCTGATGGTAGTGATGTTGAAGATAAAGACTATAGTAGTGTTTCTGCAGCTTTTGCTGGTGTAGGTACCTCTTTCACGAATATTCATAAAGAGCTTAAGAAGGAGATTAGCCAAGTAGTCAGTGATAGTCTTGTTAAGTGGGATGAGACAACAAAGTCTATTAATATCGGTAAAGAAAAAGATGGTACAGCAATCAACATTGCTAATAAGGATAAAGGGGACAGAACCCTTTCTGGTGTGAAGGCGGCAACACAAAATAATCAAGCTGTTAACAAGGAACAGTTTGATAAAGGTTTGAAAGATCTTTCTCTCAGTCTTCAGTCTGATGAATCAGCTGTTGTTCATTATGATAAAAAAGATGATGACAATAGCAGCATTAATTATGCGAGTGTGACTTTAGGAAAAGGTAAGGGGTCTGCACCTGTTGGTCTTCATAATGTTGCAGATGGTCAGATTGCCAAGGATTCACATGACGCAATTACCGGTGGTCAGATTAATACAATCGGTAGTGATGTTGCAAAATTCTTAGGTGGTGATGCGGCATTTAAAGATGGTGCATTTACAGAACCTACCTATAATCTATCTCAGATTTCTAAAGAAGGTGAGATAAAAGATGCTGAATTTAAAGATGTTGGTAAAGCATTTACGGGACTTGATGAAAGTATCAAGAATGTAAATGATCGGATTAAGGAAGTATCCCAAGGTGTTGCACAAGATTCTCTAAACTGGAGTGCAAAGGATAAGGCTTTTGTGGCGCAACATGGAGAAGGAGATGCAAAATCCAACAGCAAGATTACCTCTCTTCAGAATGGAGCAATTAATGAGAATTCCACGGATGCTGTAGCAGGTCAACAGCTTCATCAATTGGGCACTGGAATTGCTACTTATTTAGGTGGTGGTGCTAAGTATGAGAATGGTGCATGGACTGCTCCTAAGTTTACAGTTAAGACTGTCAAGGCTGATGGTAGTGATGTTGAAGATAAAGACTATAGTAGTGTTTCTGCAGCATTTGCTGGTGTAGGTACCTCTTTCACGAATATTCATAAAGAGCTTAAGAAGGAGATTAGCCAAGTAGTCAGTGATAGTCTTGTTAAGCAGAAGAAAGAAGGCGATCCTATTACTATTGGAGCGGAAACAGATGGCACTATAATTAATCTTCAAAACAAGAAAAATGAAAACCGAGTTATTTCCGGTGTGACGGGCGGGACAATCTCTAAAGATTCAATTGAGGCGATCAATGGTTCTCAGCTTCATTCGTTTGGTGACAAAATTGCATCCTATTTAGGTGGTGGTTCTAAGTATGAGAATGGTGTATGGACTGCTCCTAAGTTTACAGTTAAGACTGTCAATGAAGAGGGCAAAGTTTCTGATGCAACCTATGATGATGTAACAACTGCATTTGCTGGTGTAGGTACCTCTTTTGCAAATGTTAATAACAATATAACGAATAAGTTTAATGAACTTACTGAAAATATCACAAATATTACGCAAGAAGTTCAAGGTGATGCATTGTTGTGGGATAAGGCAAAAAGCGCCTTTGTTGCAACGCATGGTGAAAAAGAAGGAGATGCAAAATCCAACAGCAAGATTACCTCTCTTCAGAATGGAACAATTAATGAGAATTCCACGGATGCTGTAGCAGGTCAACAGCTTCATCAATTGGGCACTGGAATTGCTACTTATTTAGGTGGTGGTGCTAAGTATGAGAATGGTGCATGGACTGCTCCTAAGTTTACAGTTAAGACTGTCAAGGCTGATGGTAGTGATGTTGAAGATAAAGACTATAGTAGTGTTTCTGCAGCATTTGCTGGTGTAGGTACCTCTTTCACGAATATTCATAAAGAGCTTAAGAAGGAGATTAACCAAGTAGTCAGTGATAGTCTTGTTAAGCAGAAGAAAGAAGGCGATCCTATTACTATTGGAGCGGAAACAGATGGCACTATAATTAATCTTCAAAACAAGAAAAATGAAAACCGAGTTATTTCCGGTGTGACGGGCGGGACAATCTCTAAAGATTCAATTGAGGCGATCAATGGTTCTCAGCTTCATTCGTTTGGTGACAAAATTGCAACCTATTTAGGTGGTGGCGCTAAGTATGAGGATGGTGCATGGACAGCACCTAAATTTATGCTTAAGAGCTTCAAAGAAGATGGCGTCATTGCTGATGCGACCTATGATGATGTTGCAGCTGCTTTTGCTGGTGTGGGAAATTCATTCACGAAAATTCAAGATTCATTTACAAATGTTAAGAATGAGATTGAAAAAGAAATTGCCACTGTTCAGGGTGACGCTTTGTTGTGGAGCGGTGATAAAAAGGCATTTGTAGCCGAGCATGGAGAAGGTAAAGAAAGAGCTAATAGCAAAATTACATCGCTTTCTAATGGTACCATTGCGGCAGGTTCTACAGATGCGGTAAATGGCTCTCAGCTTTTTGAAACCAATAAGAATGTTACGACCTATTTAGGTGGTGGAGCTGGATATGCGAATGGTGAATGGCACAAACCTGATTTCAAGGTTAATATTGTCAAAGAAGATGGCAGTGCAGTTGAAGAGAAGAGCTATCAGACTGTAGCGGAAGCATTTGCTGGTGTAGGGAGTTCATTCACGAATATTCATAAAGAGCTTAAGACTGAGATTAACAAAGTTGTTGGAGATAGCCTTGTTAAGCAGAATGAAGAGACACATGTTATTAGTATAGGAGGTGAAAAGAGTGGTACTGAAGTTAAGCTTGCGAGTATTGATGGGGCATCGCGGACTTTGTCTGGTGTGAAATCTGGTGTGCTTTCGAAAGAATCGACGGAAGCAGTGAATGGTAGTCAGCTTTTTGTGACCAATCAAAATGTAAGCACTGTCTCTAACAATCTTGAAACAGCCGCTACGAATATAGCTAAATCCTTTGGTGGTGGTGCTAAGTACGAGAATAGCACATGGACTGCTCCTACATTCACGGTTAAGAGCTTTGAAGAAGATGGGAAAACGGAAGATAAAGAGTATCTTGATGTTGCCTCAGCCTTTGTTGGAGTAGGTAATTCATTCACCAATGTTAATAATAGAATTACAAATGTTAAGGATGAGATTAGCAAAAAGATTAGCCAAGTAGTCAGTGATAGTCTTGTTAAGCAAGATGAAGAAACCAAGGTTATCAAAATTGGTGCGGAGAAAGAAGGGACAGCAATTACAATTGCAAATAGTAATGGTGATGCACGTAGTCTCTCTGGCGTGAAAGCAGCAATTCTCTCTGAAGGATCGACAGAAGCAGTAAATGGTGGCCAGCTTTATTCTCTGCATACGACCCTTGCTCAATATTTTGGTGGAGGAGCGAAGTATGAGAATGGTGTGTGGACGGCACCTAGTTTCAATGTTGCACAATTTTCTTCTGATGGGAGTTTCTCGACAAAGGAGAGCCATGATGTAGCTGGTGCCTTTGAAGCTGTCAGTGAGAGTATGACGCATATCAACGACCGTATTAAGGATGTTTCTGATAATATAGATAAGAATAATTTGCATTGGAATGAGGAGCAAGGAGCGTATGACGCAAGTCATAATGGTGAAGCGTCTCATATTACCAATGTAGCGAATGGAGAGATAAAAGAAGGTTCGCAAGATGCTGTGAATGGAGGTCAGTTATGGGAAACGAATGATAGGGTTACGAAGGTTGAGAACAGGGTAGATACGATTGATAAACATGTGCAAGATATTGCAACTGCGGTTACGGATGGAGCAGTTAACTATGACAAAGATGATAATGGTAAAAAGACCAATAGCATTACGTTAGTAGGTGGAAATGAGAGTGATCCCGTTTTGATAGATAATGTAGCGGATGGCAAGATTGAAACAGGCTCTAAGCAAGCAGTAACTGGTGGTCAGTTGCATGATTACACTAAGGATCAGATGAAGATAGTTCTTGATGATGCGAAGAAATATACTGATGAGCAAGTGAGCAGTTTTGTCAATAATGGTGTTAATGAAGCAAAGTCCTATACAGATATGAAGTTTGAAACGTTAAGTTATGCTGTTGAGGATGTTCGCAAAGAGGCAAGGCAAGCAGCGGCTATTGGTTTGGCGGTCTCTAACTTACGTTACTATGATATACCAGGATCTTTAAGTGTTTCATTTGGTAGTGGTGTGTGGCGTAGCCAGTCCGCGTTTGCTATTGGTGCTGGTTATACCTCTGAAGATGGTAATATACGCTCTAATTTATCAGTCACAAGTGCTGGGGGGCATTTCGGGATAGGTGCAGGTATTACTCTAAGACTGAGATGA